The DNA window GCACGGCCACACCGATCCGCGCTGGTATGCGCTAAACGAGCCGTTCCCGGATCCGGCACAATTGCTCATCGTGCCCGACCACTACATCTTCCGCATGCTGTTCAGCCATGGCGTACGGCTGGAGGATCTCGGCGTGGCGACCCTGGACGGCGCCCCGGTCGAGAGCGACGGCAGGACGATCTGGCGGCGCTTTGCCGAGCACTATTACCTGTTCCGGGGCACGCCGACCCGGCTGTGGTTCGACCATGTGCTGGCGCACCTGTTCGGCATCGAGGAGCCGCTGAGCGCCGAGACCGCCGACCGTCATTACGACACGATCGCGACGCTGCTGCAGTGGGAGAATTTCCGTCCGCGCGCCTTGTTCGAGCGCTTCAACATCGAGGTGATCGCGACGACGGAAGGCGCGCTCGACGACCTCAAATGGCACCAGATGATCCGCGACAGCGGCTGGGAGGGCCGTGTCGTCACCGCCTACCGGCCGGACGCGGTTGTCGATCCCGATTTCGAAGGGTTTGCGGCCAATCTCGACCGGCTGGGCGAGATCACCGGCTGCGACACCGGCGGTTGGGCCGGCTATCTCGACGCGCATCGCCAGCGGCGCGCCTTCTTCAAAGGCTTCGGCGCGACCTCGTCCGACCACGGCCATCCGACAGCCGAGACCGCCAACCTTTCCGATGCGGCGGCCGAGGAACTGTTCAACCGCATTCGCCGCGGCTCGGATGACGAGCGCGAGCGAAAACTGTTTCGCGCCCAGAT is part of the Mesorhizobium loti genome and encodes:
- the uxaC gene encoding glucuronate isomerase, whose translation is MVALIDPDLLFPPEAHSRSLARDLYVGVRNLPIVSPHGHTDPRWYALNEPFPDPAQLLIVPDHYIFRMLFSHGVRLEDLGVATLDGAPVESDGRTIWRRFAEHYYLFRGTPTRLWFDHVLAHLFGIEEPLSAETADRHYDTIATLLQWENFRPRALFERFNIEVIATTEGALDDLKWHQMIRDSGWEGRVVTAYRPDAVVDPDFEGFAANLDRLGEITGCDTGGWAGYLDAHRQRRAFFKGFGATSSDHGHPTAETANLSDAAAEELFNRIRRGSDDERERKLFRAQMLTEMAKMSRDDGLVLQIHPGSQRNHSASVFQKFGRDKGFDIPTRTDYVTALKPLLDCVGLERDLTVILFTLDESSYARELAPLAGVYPALRLGPAWWFHDSPEGMRRFREMTTETAGFYNTVGFNDDTRAFPSIPARHDVARRVDCAFLARLVAEHRLREDEAHELAGELAYTLAKKAYRL